From Leptospira brenneri:
CCCTAAAAGTAATACCCAAGGATATTTTTAAATTTAGAGAAGGAGGTGACTTTATAGAAAACGTTCAATATTTAATCGAACAATGTCACCCTGCGGCGACGAAGATGAAGGTAATTACCTTAGAAGCGGAATCCTCTGAAGCAACCATTCCTTATGCGATGGAAAATCGGGCCCTTCACGGACTTCTCCATGGAGGATGTTATTTTACTGTAGGAGACACATTAACAGCAATTATGTGTATGTTCCATATGCAAAAAGAAACAGAAATTATGGTTACAACAAATGCATCCATTCGTTATTTGCGACCAGTAAAACTAGATACTGTTACAGCAAAAGTCAGGCTCACAAAAAAAAATGGGAATCGTTTGGATTTTATCTGTGATTTTTTCAATGAAGAAAAGAAAAGAGCGGCGCAAGCAAAATATAGTTATGTTCTCACAGAAATCCAGAGTTGAGAGATAAATAATTTTAGAATCTAACAAAGGATTAATAAAATCATTTATCTAAATGAATCCTTTGTTAACATTCTATCTTCCTTCAAAATTTCGAATCGTAAGGTTGTAAACTCTGAATGAAAGTCATTCCGATTTCTTTCTTCCATAGCATGTTTGTGTTCTAAACCATCCCGATCGGCTTTTCGACCTTGTACCATTTGGATCATTTCTGATTCAGAATTCCAAATGCTAAAGGTCAAAAAACTTCGAAAGGGACGAAAGGCAGCAAAAGCAATTTTTTTTCCTGGATGGTCTCTCACTTGTTTCTCAACAGGTTTTCCCCATTTGGTAAAACGAAAAACTTGAGTTAGTTTTAATCGGGCGAGTGTAATGGCGGCCATGAAAGCTTTTGCATCGAAGTTTTTCTGATAGATAGTGGCTGATTCTATTTCTCGGATTTTCCCCCACCTACGATACAATCGCAACCGAATTTGCCAACCGAGATGAATAGGATCTTGTTTTGACTGATGCAAAAAATATTCTAAATCTTCTTCCGATTCCCAATGAGCCACTAAAACCACTTGAGAGAAACGATAACGTTGTTTAGAAAATAGCGGTTCTCCCAGCTGCATTCGAAGTAATACCTCTGCATGGAGGAGCCCCTGGGGTTTCTTCCCCTTTAGATAGAAATATAAATAATAAGGAAGTTTGTAAAAAGGAACTTCCAAACAGTGGAAACTAAAAACTTCTTGTCTATGAACCGTTCTCTTTGGCATTTAGATTCTACCCAATGATTGAAATTTATCTACTAAGGGCAGTCCTCATCTTTGGATATATAATCGGACCATTCTTTACGAATCACTTCTTTCTAAAGAATAGAAAGATATACTCATTCTTTCACATTGTTTCAATCATAATAATTGTTTTTGCAATGCTTTTTAAAATACCACAGTTAAACATAGTATGGCTTTTTTTCTGTGGCTTTGGAATCATTTTGCTCTTAAAAATCCATTGGTCCCGTTTATTACAAGATTATACTTGGACTAAACTTATTCCTTTAGGATTTAGTTTTCTATCTGCAATTTGGTTCTTTTCAGGAAGCAATCATGTTAATCTTCTGGGTTACAATGAAATTTGGAGTTACTATGCAGCCATTCATGGATGTTTTATTGGCTGGTTATTTCTCATGGGGGTCACTGTTCTTTTAGAAAGGAACCCTGAATCTAAAATCTATCCAATCTTAATTCTTTGCATTGTGATTCTATTTCTGATGATTGCGTTTGGAATTTTTGGAAATCTAGTCCTGAAAAAAATGGGTGTGATTGGATACTCGGTTCTATTACCATTTAGTTTAATTTACCGAGGCCAAGGTATCCGGTGCCAAAACCCTATTTCTAAATATTTATTTAGATGTAGTTTCATATTCCTTTGTTTTACACTTTTACTGGCACTCCTTCACGAATTCTATTCAGGGTTTCCCAAATTTATTTATGGAATTCCAATGATGGTTCTCGTACATGGGAGCTTGAATTCTCTAATCGTAATTCCTTGTTTCCTCGGATCGATTCTAATGGATGAGATAAAGGAATCATAAGTTGAAGTGAGTCAATAGGATAAATTCCGAATGCTATGACAAAAGCTTTCGATTGAACCTGAAATCTTATTATAAAAAAACCCGCCATTAGCGGGTTTTTAGTCTTTCTAAACCATTACGCTCTAATGAATACCGTAATGTTTTTCACTTGAATAGGATTAAAATTTAAACACAATTTCAATTCCGATTTGTCTACGAATATCCTTATTCTCAGGAAATGGTCCAAACCCTGGTTGGCTTCCGAGTATAAAAGGTATTGGATTGATGCTACCCGAACCACTAGATAATAGTGTGAGGATATTGCCTGGTTCCTTTACCTTACTATCTACAACTCTATGAGTCGCTTCTGTATGAGCATAATTGATTCCAAAACTAACATCTTCCGTAATATTAAATCGATAACCGATCGTGAATCGATTTCCAACTAACTCAGAGTCGACTTTTCCTTTGATTTTATTTTCAAAAGGAAATGCAATTGTTGGAGTGAGCACGAGTAATGAAGAAATTTTATTTTCATAATTTCCGGAATTAGCAACACTTTTTAAATATTCATACCCTAGGCTAATGTTATGTCCTTCGGCGATTTTTAAATTGTAACCTAAACCTAAAATAGCATTTAAATATGCTTCATTATAAGTAAGTTTTTCAATAGAACTAGCTCCGAAACCACTCGAAAAAAGTGTCGTTCCTCCTGAAGTAGATGCAGAGTTAGAAAAATAATATGGAGAAGTTGATTTAACTTCATTTCCATAAATTTCACCACCGACACGTAGCGCTAATCCTTGCAAAAACTTGTTACTTGAATCATGAAGTAAATAAATATTCTCCGCTACTTTTATATTCGCGGTTTGGAGACGATTGGATGTAAATTCACTCGCAATAAAACTTTCACTGGCAAAGTTCATCGCAGAAGAACCAGATCCAATCCTCATTGTGGAACTATTATAATCACCAGAATAGTTCGAATCGGCAAACAAGGTAGCGAAAGAAACTGAAAAATCCGTACCCAAAAGGCCACTATGACGAGTATTAGTTCCAAACTCAATCCCTTTGCCCCTGAATTTGTTTGTAGCAGGTACTCCGAAACTGGTAGTTCCACCGATCAAACGATTGAATATCAAAGAATTTTGAATGGTAAGCCCATTCTTTAATGTAGCGGAATCTACAGTTAAGTCAACACCACGTAAATAAGCAGCAGCTTCTTTTTTTTCTTCCGCAAACAAAACAGAATTTGCAAGAATAAGGAAGAATAATATTATTTTTTTCATATATTCGAATTACCCATTAAATTTTTAAGCAAAAATGATTGATACATTAACATGTGTCAAATGATTTTAACCTAACAAAGCCAAATAATGCTAACGCGGATTAATTAAACAGACAATTGTTCGCTATTTTATAATTTTCTAATTCTAAAATTTTGCACTCCACCGCAAGGTATACCCCGCTTGGCTCTACCCAAACTCTGGATTCTGGACTGAATTATGTCACATTATTTTAGAAACCCATGGTAAAGAAGCCTGCTAGCCTACCTACATGCAAATTCAATTGATGCAAGGAACAAACAAAGGCAAACTACAACTCGGCTTCTGTTACTGTAGGTTTTCCCTCTACAAATGTTGCTTTCACTCGTTTTGACAACAACATATACGGAATCCAAATCACTGCAGCAATGAAAGAACGAATGATTTCTTTTGAAGTCTCAGGATCAAACATCGGTTCATCTTTAACAACAAAAGAACCTAACCAAGCATCTGTTGGCATTAAAACCAAGGGTAAAATTAAAAAGACAATATAAGCTTTTGGGAATTGATAATTTTTTTTAAAAAACAAATAAGTAACGAAAAAGGAAAAAAGAATCATCAACACATTGAAGACTCCCTCAAAAATGAGAATTGGTTTCCAGAGCGGACTATAGGATTCCGTACCTGGTGTTGTAAGGTATTCAAAACTTCCGTCAGTAAACATATTATAAAACAAAGGCCCCATAATGAAAGCAAGCCGGACAGGATATACGATAAGACCTAACCCGACAAGGAAAAGCCAGCCTTTTAGCCCTTTTAAGTTCTCTTCTGCATTCATATTTCCCCCTAGGTTTCTCTTAAGAACTGATCTACGTTAAATGACCATCTGTCAGTTTTTTCTTGATTTAAAATAGTAAAATATTTAATTTTCAAATCCGAATGTTTCTTTTTCAGACCAAATTTAAGTTTTTGATTTTCCCGATTGCTCTATTGCAACTCCACTGCAACACCCTTCTCGATCTTTTTTCAGAGCCATTTTATGTGCATGAGTATCATTTAGAAAATGGTCTCTCAGTTTTTCTCAGCGTCAATCGTAAGGAACCCATTGTCAAAACTTCAATTTTAGTCAATGCTGGCTCGGCAGATGATCCAGAAGATGCAACCGGACTTGCTCATTATTTAGAACATTTGATGTTTAAAGGTACGAGTCAAATAGGAACAATCGATTACGAAAAAGAAAAACCGCTCCTGGAACAAATCGAAAATCAATACGAAAATTACCGCCAAACAACAAACGAAGATAAAAGGAAACAAATTTACGGCAAAATTGACCAACTTTCTTTAGAGGCGGCAAAGTATGTTATACCAAATGAGTTTTCTCGAATACAAAGTCTTATGGGCATCCTACATTCCAATGCATTCACATCCAATGATAGAACTTATTATGTAGCGACAGTCCCTTCCAATCAAATCAACAATTTTTTACATTTAGAATGGGAGAGGTTTAAAGATCCTGTGTTTCGTACGTTTCATACGGAACTTGAGTCCGTTTTTGAAGAAAGAAATTTACGCGTCACCGACTTTAATTCAAATCTGTTTAAACAATATTATCAGATTATGTTTCCAAACCATCCTTATGGAGAAAAAACTCCCATTGGAACAGACGCGCACTTAAAGAATCCATCTATAAAAAAGATCCATACATTCTTTAACGAACACTACATTCCATCAAAAATGGCGATCTGTATGTCAGGTGATCTTGACCCAGATGAAGTCCTCAAAGAAATCAAAAAAACCTTTGGCACCATGCCGTCAAAAACTCAAACAAGTAAGTTAGACATTCCAGAATATAAACCTCAAGAATCGACTAACAAAATTATAATTAATTCTAAAAAAAAGATTTACCTTTTTGGAATTAAAATACCAAAAAGTTCTCCTAAACTTTATGCGGAAGCAAATACCATCGCCTCACTACTTTCTAATGGATATAACGGCCTATTAGATGAAAGCCTATACTATTCCCAAAATGCAAATTCCGTATCTGTTTCAACCACAGAATGGAAAGACTATTTTTTACTCAATATTTGGGTAGAACCGAGTAAAAGTTTATCTTTAAATGAAACAAAGAACTATATTTTATCTGCTTTCCAAAAGCTTGAAAATAAAGAAATTTCAGATGAAATGTTCCAATCCGTAAAAAACAATCAAAGGTTAGTTTTAATTAAGAAGAAAGATGATAACGAATTTCGTTTAAATGAAATTTCAGAAGCTTTTTTAGCAAATTGGGGTTATGAAAAAATCCAACAAAAGTTTCAATCAATGAACCAAACAAAACCCGAGGATTTAAGTGACTTTGTAAAAAACTTTGTGAATCACAACATTGTGTCGATAGAAACGGTATCAGGAAACTCTAATTTTGTCTATATAGCGAAGCCACCTATTTCCAAATTGGAATTCAGCAAAGAGGAAGAATCGAAATTTAAAAAAGAATTTTCTATAGAACCAATAAAATCAATTTCCCCTGAATTTGCTGATTTTGACTTAATCCAATCAAAACAATATCCAAACGGGAACCAAATCATTTACCAAAAAAATAAAGAAAACTCACTATTTAAGTTTAAAATGATCATTGAACGTGGCGCATGGATTAGCCCCTACTTAGATATTTCAATCGATTATTGGAGACATTTAGGCACTGATTTATATACTGCAAATGCTCTTTCAACAAAATTCTATCTTCTGGGAAGTTCTGTTTCCATTCAAACTCATGGAGAAGCTCTGGAAATTATAATGGAAGGTGAAGACGAACATTTTATCTCTTCCTTTCGTTTATTAGAGCATTCAATTAAGTCCGTTGCTTCTTCGAAAGAAGTATGGGAAAAACTTCTAAGCAACCATCTTCAATATTTAGATCTTCTAAAAGAAGAGGAATCAGAAATTGATTCAGCATTACACCAATACTCATTATTTGGAAAAAATAGTTTAAGATTTTTTCAGGCAAACCAAACTGAATTAAAAAAAATTAAATCCTCCGATGCTATTAATTTATTAGGAAATCTATTAAAGTTTAAATCCAAAATTACATACTACGGTAAGTTAGATTTTGAAACACTGGAAAACAATGTGTTTCGGGAGTATACTAATCTTCCAAAAACTATAGACGCTAGCCTGTTATCAAAAAAACAGTTTCGAAATAACAACGAAACTAGCTTTTATGTTTTGTCTAGGAAAAGACCACATGTAGAGCTTACTTATTTTTCCACTATATTTTTACCGACACCAGTCAATCTGACTTATTTTTCGATCTATAACTCTATGTATGCGGGATTATCATCTCCATTTTTTACTACAATGAGAGAACAAACTGGCAATGCATATGCTGCCGATGTATTTATCAGTCCTCCTGAATTTGAAAAGGATCCAATTCTTTGGCTGGCAAATCTTTCTTGCCAAGCTGACAAACTTGACAGTTGTTTGTTTGATGCAAAAAACAGCTTGGAATCTCCTAAAATAACAAAACTTCGGTTTGATGAGGCTAAAACTTCTACACTATATTCTGCCAGTACAATTCGGAAATCCCATAGTTATCTAATTGATGAATTCAATCGCTCTAGTCGTTTGGGATTGACAGAAGATGTAGACAAACTTATGTATGAATCCTTGAACGAAGTTAAATGGGACGATTTTATCGATTTTACAAAAAAAATCAATGATGCAGGCTTTTTTCAAATTTCACTCATTGGAGATCCCCAAAAATTTAATCGCCAAAGTTTAAAATCCCTCGGAAAAGTGGAAGAACTCACTGAATCTACAATCATAGGTCGATAGGAGACAGAAATGATAACCCAACTCAAAGTGATTAGTAAAGAGTATAAGCATATTCACATACTTGCAATAGAGGCTGTGATCGCTTTTTATTTGATATTTTTTAACATTGGAAATCTGGATTTAAATCACCCATTTGGAATTTTCGACAAAATAGGTTGGGCCAGAGATTTAGGTTTGTACATTCAGAAAAAATCTTACGAATCTAAACTCGTTAAACAGATCGAATCTACGCCAAGTTTGGTGAGAGAAAACTGGGAACTCGGTCTTTTTTATTTAGAGATGGAAAAAAATCCAGAATTAGCAATCCAATATTTTACAAAAGGATTTGAAAA
This genomic window contains:
- a CDS encoding YndJ family transporter, whose translation is MLLKIHWSRLLQDYTWTKLIPLGFSFLSAIWFFSGSNHVNLLGYNEIWSYYAAIHGCFIGWLFLMGVTVLLERNPESKIYPILILCIVILFLMIAFGIFGNLVLKKMGVIGYSVLLPFSLIYRGQGIRCQNPISKYLFRCSFIFLCFTLLLALLHEFYSGFPKFIYGIPMMVLVHGSLNSLIVIPCFLGSILMDEIKES
- a CDS encoding M16 family metallopeptidase, which encodes MIFPIALLQLHCNTLLDLFSEPFYVHEYHLENGLSVFLSVNRKEPIVKTSILVNAGSADDPEDATGLAHYLEHLMFKGTSQIGTIDYEKEKPLLEQIENQYENYRQTTNEDKRKQIYGKIDQLSLEAAKYVIPNEFSRIQSLMGILHSNAFTSNDRTYYVATVPSNQINNFLHLEWERFKDPVFRTFHTELESVFEERNLRVTDFNSNLFKQYYQIMFPNHPYGEKTPIGTDAHLKNPSIKKIHTFFNEHYIPSKMAICMSGDLDPDEVLKEIKKTFGTMPSKTQTSKLDIPEYKPQESTNKIIINSKKKIYLFGIKIPKSSPKLYAEANTIASLLSNGYNGLLDESLYYSQNANSVSVSTTEWKDYFLLNIWVEPSKSLSLNETKNYILSAFQKLENKEISDEMFQSVKNNQRLVLIKKKDDNEFRLNEISEAFLANWGYEKIQQKFQSMNQTKPEDLSDFVKNFVNHNIVSIETVSGNSNFVYIAKPPISKLEFSKEEESKFKKEFSIEPIKSISPEFADFDLIQSKQYPNGNQIIYQKNKENSLFKFKMIIERGAWISPYLDISIDYWRHLGTDLYTANALSTKFYLLGSSVSIQTHGEALEIIMEGEDEHFISSFRLLEHSIKSVASSKEVWEKLLSNHLQYLDLLKEEESEIDSALHQYSLFGKNSLRFFQANQTELKKIKSSDAINLLGNLLKFKSKITYYGKLDFETLENNVFREYTNLPKTIDASLLSKKQFRNNNETSFYVLSRKRPHVELTYFSTIFLPTPVNLTYFSIYNSMYAGLSSPFFTTMREQTGNAYAADVFISPPEFEKDPILWLANLSCQADKLDSCLFDAKNSLESPKITKLRFDEAKTSTLYSASTIRKSHSYLIDEFNRSSRLGLTEDVDKLMYESLNEVKWDDFIDFTKKINDAGFFQISLIGDPQKFNRQSLKSLGKVEELTESTIIGR
- a CDS encoding PaaI family thioesterase; the protein is MEVLDLALKVIPKDIFKFREGGDFIENVQYLIEQCHPAATKMKVITLEAESSEATIPYAMENRALHGLLHGGCYFTVGDTLTAIMCMFHMQKETEIMVTTNASIRYLRPVKLDTVTAKVRLTKKNGNRLDFICDFFNEEKKRAAQAKYSYVLTEIQS
- a CDS encoding DUF2569 domain-containing protein; translation: MNAEENLKGLKGWLFLVGLGLIVYPVRLAFIMGPLFYNMFTDGSFEYLTTPGTESYSPLWKPILIFEGVFNVLMILFSFFVTYLFFKKNYQFPKAYIVFLILPLVLMPTDAWLGSFVVKDEPMFDPETSKEIIRSFIAAVIWIPYMLLSKRVKATFVEGKPTVTEAEL